A window from Dehalococcoidia bacterium encodes these proteins:
- the atpD gene encoding F0F1 ATP synthase subunit beta — MTNGATGRVVQVIGTVVDLEFPPDQLPAVYNAVEIDNNGTKLTAEVQQHLGNNWVRALTMASTDGLRRGARAVDTGQPITVPVGPRTLGRLFDVLGNPLDGMGAVEGERWPIHRPAPSFEEQETEPQVLETGIKIVDLIAPLARGGKVGLYGGAGVGKTVLIKELINNIAKQHGGRSVFAGVGERSREGNDLWVEMQEAPDVYEKTVLVFGQMNEPPGVRLRVALSALTMAEYFREVDGQDVLLFIDNVYRYTLAGMEVSALLGRMPSAVGYQPTLATEVGALEERITTTRRGSITSFQAIYVPADDYTDPGVATTFGHLDASVTLDRSIFEQALYPAMDPLASSSRMLDPLIVGQEHYDVAQEVLRVLQRYKDLQDIIAILGVDELSDEDKLAVARARRIQRYLTQPMFVAEVFTGQPGQYVPVRETVRGCREILEGKHDALPEQAFYNIGPIDQAPEKARQLAGA; from the coding sequence ATGACAAACGGCGCGACGGGACGGGTGGTGCAGGTTATCGGTACGGTTGTGGACCTGGAGTTTCCGCCGGACCAGTTGCCTGCCGTCTACAACGCGGTCGAGATCGACAACAACGGGACGAAGCTGACGGCCGAGGTGCAACAGCACCTGGGCAACAACTGGGTGCGCGCGCTGACCATGGCTAGCACGGACGGCCTGCGCCGCGGCGCCAGGGCGGTCGACACCGGCCAGCCGATCACGGTGCCGGTGGGGCCCAGGACCCTCGGGCGCTTGTTCGACGTGCTCGGTAACCCGCTGGACGGCATGGGTGCCGTCGAGGGGGAGCGCTGGCCGATCCACCGGCCGGCGCCGTCCTTCGAGGAGCAAGAGACGGAACCGCAGGTGCTGGAGACCGGCATCAAGATCGTCGACCTCATCGCGCCGCTCGCCCGCGGCGGGAAGGTCGGGCTCTACGGTGGCGCCGGCGTGGGCAAGACGGTGCTCATCAAGGAGCTGATCAACAACATCGCCAAGCAGCATGGCGGCCGCTCCGTGTTCGCAGGCGTGGGCGAGCGCTCGCGCGAGGGCAACGACCTCTGGGTGGAGATGCAGGAAGCGCCCGACGTCTACGAGAAGACGGTGCTCGTCTTCGGCCAGATGAACGAGCCGCCGGGCGTGCGGCTTCGCGTCGCCCTGAGCGCGCTGACCATGGCCGAGTACTTCCGCGAGGTCGACGGCCAGGACGTCCTGCTGTTCATCGACAACGTCTACCGCTACACGCTCGCGGGCATGGAGGTGTCGGCGCTCCTCGGCCGCATGCCCTCGGCCGTAGGCTATCAGCCCACGCTCGCGACGGAGGTGGGGGCGTTGGAAGAGCGGATCACGACGACGCGACGCGGGTCGATCACGTCCTTCCAGGCAATCTACGTGCCTGCCGACGACTACACGGACCCCGGCGTGGCGACGACCTTCGGCCACCTGGACGCGTCCGTGACGCTTGACCGCAGCATCTTCGAGCAGGCGCTATACCCGGCGATGGACCCGCTGGCCTCATCGTCGCGCATGCTCGACCCGCTGATAGTGGGCCAGGAGCACTACGATGTCGCCCAGGAGGTACTGCGCGTCCTGCAGCGCTACAAGGACCTGCAGGACATCATCGCGATCCTGGGCGTCGACGAGCTTTCGGACGAGGACAAGCTGGCCGTCGCCCGCGCGCGGCGCATCCAGCGCTACCTCACGCAGCCGATGTTCGTCGCCGAGGTCTTCACCGGCCAGCCGGGCCAGTACGTGCCGGTACGAGAGACAGTGCGCGGCTGCCGCGAGATCCTGGAAGGCAAACATGACGCCCTGCCGGAGCAGGCCTTCTACAACATCGGTCCTATCGACCAGGCGCCCGAGAAGGCGCGCCAGCTGGCCGGGGCGTAG
- a CDS encoding PaaI family thioesterase, translated as MTDRPTTDTDAEALERVKRRWESDPYLQLLGLEVVDFAPGRATLRLPLSDRVLNGGQGVAHGGALCSAMDIAIGIALNAWNATAGEGPIGQTTTDINVSFLAGAREGPLTIEAEIVRRGGTLAVGDARVRDARGELAAVGRATFMIIRRDR; from the coding sequence ATGACAGATAGGCCGACGACGGACACCGACGCCGAAGCCCTGGAGAGGGTCAAGCGGCGTTGGGAGTCGGACCCGTATCTCCAGCTTCTGGGGCTGGAGGTCGTGGACTTTGCGCCGGGACGGGCGACGCTGAGGCTGCCGCTGAGCGACAGGGTGCTGAACGGCGGCCAGGGTGTGGCGCATGGCGGCGCGCTCTGCTCCGCCATGGACATCGCCATAGGCATCGCCCTCAACGCCTGGAACGCCACCGCGGGCGAGGGCCCCATCGGCCAGACCACGACTGACATTAACGTCAGCTTCCTCGCCGGCGCCCGCGAGGGCCCGCTGACGATCGAGGCGGAGATCGTGCGGCGGGGAGGGACGCTCGCTGTGGGGGATGCGCGCGTGCGCGACGCTCGCGGCGAGCTGGCGGCGGTGGGGAGGGCGACGTTCATGATTATCCGGAGAGATCGGTAA
- a CDS encoding AtpZ/AtpI family protein, whose amino-acid sequence MQGLPPAVQLIGIGWFVALSVILGVAGGVFLDRAVDSEPIFTLAGLALGLLMAFWGGYVQLRNVLTEISSQQRGKQ is encoded by the coding sequence ATGCAGGGGCTGCCGCCCGCGGTCCAGCTCATCGGCATCGGCTGGTTCGTGGCCCTGAGCGTCATCCTCGGTGTCGCGGGCGGGGTGTTTCTGGACCGGGCTGTGGACTCGGAGCCGATCTTCACCCTTGCCGGCCTGGCACTGGGGCTATTGATGGCCTTCTGGGGCGGTTACGTGCAGCTGAGGAATGTCCTGACCGAGATTAGCAGCCAGCAACGAGGGAAGCAGTGA
- a CDS encoding protein-L-isoaspartate(D-aspartate) O-methyltransferase yields the protein MEWPRPGHDPYAAARAAMVESLRPHVRDERVLDAFGRVPRERFVAPELRHRAYDDTPLPIGHGQTISQPLVVAIMLDLLRLQPEDRALDIGTGSGYQAALMSLLVREVVTVERIPELAESAAAVLEELGYANVVVHVAGEQLGWPEGAPYNAIACAAAAPRVPEALVEQLTPDGRLVLPVGPLGDQELVLVERTPQGTRETRKGGCRFVPLIGEGAYRMPERRS from the coding sequence ATGGAGTGGCCGCGCCCAGGCCATGACCCTTACGCGGCCGCCCGGGCGGCGATGGTCGAGTCGCTGCGGCCGCACGTGCGAGACGAGCGCGTCCTCGACGCCTTCGGCCGCGTGCCGCGCGAGCGGTTCGTGGCGCCGGAGCTTCGCCACCGGGCGTACGATGACACGCCGCTGCCCATCGGTCACGGCCAGACGATCTCGCAGCCGCTGGTGGTCGCCATCATGCTCGACCTGCTGCGCCTGCAGCCCGAGGACCGCGCGCTGGACATCGGCACGGGTTCCGGCTACCAGGCGGCGTTGATGTCCCTCCTGGTGCGGGAGGTCGTGACCGTGGAGCGCATACCGGAGCTGGCCGAGAGCGCCGCGGCCGTGCTGGAGGAGTTAGGCTATGCGAACGTCGTCGTGCACGTGGCCGGCGAGCAGCTCGGCTGGCCTGAGGGCGCACCCTACAACGCCATCGCTTGCGCAGCCGCGGCGCCGCGCGTGCCCGAGGCGCTGGTGGAGCAGCTGACGCCGGACGGGCGCCTGGTGCTGCCCGTGGGCCCGCTCGGTGACCAGGAACTGGTCCTGGTGGAGCGGACGCCGCAGGGTACGCGAGAGACGCGAAAGGGAGGCTGCAGGTTCGTCCCGCTCATCGGCGAAGGCGCCTACCGGATGCCAGAACGCCGCTCCTGA
- a CDS encoding F0F1 ATP synthase subunit epsilon, translating to MPLKLQIVTPERVVFEESGVDSVTLPGSEGELTILPRHAPLMTALRPGALTFRRGGVETDVALSGGFLEVRDNKVIVLADTAERSDEIDIARAEEARRRAAARLATREDTIDVARAMAALERATARLKVIERRRRRAGGPPPPPPPPRPPV from the coding sequence ATGCCGCTGAAATTGCAGATCGTTACGCCGGAACGGGTGGTGTTCGAGGAGAGCGGGGTCGATTCGGTCACGCTTCCCGGCAGCGAGGGTGAGCTGACGATCCTGCCGCGGCACGCGCCGCTGATGACGGCGCTGCGACCAGGGGCGCTGACCTTCCGCAGAGGCGGAGTCGAAACGGACGTTGCCCTTTCGGGGGGGTTCCTGGAGGTGCGCGACAACAAAGTCATAGTCCTGGCCGACACCGCCGAGCGCTCGGACGAGATCGACATCGCGCGCGCGGAGGAAGCGCGGCGTCGCGCCGCCGCTCGCCTGGCGACGCGCGAGGACACCATAGACGTCGCCCGGGCGATGGCCGCGCTCGAGCGCGCCACGGCGCGCCTCAAGGTGATCGAGCGGCGCCGGCGGCGCGCTGGAGGGCCGCCTCCGCCGCCGCCTCCGCCGCGGCCCCCTGTTTAG
- a CDS encoding F0F1 ATP synthase subunit A, giving the protein MNRRAVILGVVLFTIVSFALSFLVIKPAKPIIEIRGEPLLKITGDGHGIFDIVILNTLFTAWVVMAIVLVFWIMVARKRSLVPSGIYNLGEAIIDLIDGFVTSVAGEKNGRRFFPLIATLFIYITFANWLSLTPLFNSIGIFEPIHAEESEFHEEGIVFKGGAIKYVPFGAKDVEIHADDCEGLDEHAALECREHAIEEATHGVVGEGESIGILAPYLRGINTDLMTPASFAIVAVFFIQYWGVTSLGFFKYAGKFINFSSPINFFVGLLEAVAEVAKLISFSFRLFGNLLAGEILLLVMTFLIPLVSVILVVFYGLELFVGAIQAFVFGALTLVFASLAVSHHGPEEHEHAEEAAEPAHH; this is encoded by the coding sequence GTGAACAGACGGGCCGTCATTCTTGGCGTTGTCCTCTTCACGATCGTCTCCTTCGCCCTCTCATTCCTGGTCATCAAGCCAGCCAAGCCGATCATCGAGATCCGGGGTGAGCCCCTGCTCAAGATCACGGGCGACGGGCACGGCATCTTCGACATCGTCATCCTGAACACGCTGTTCACGGCCTGGGTGGTAATGGCCATAGTCCTCGTGTTCTGGATCATGGTCGCGCGCAAGCGCAGCCTTGTGCCGTCCGGGATTTACAACCTCGGCGAAGCGATCATCGACCTGATCGACGGGTTCGTGACCAGCGTGGCGGGCGAGAAGAACGGGCGGCGCTTCTTCCCGTTGATTGCCACGCTGTTCATTTACATCACCTTCGCCAACTGGCTTTCGCTCACGCCGCTGTTCAACAGCATCGGCATCTTCGAGCCGATCCACGCCGAGGAGAGCGAGTTCCACGAAGAGGGCATTGTCTTCAAGGGCGGCGCGATCAAATACGTGCCCTTCGGGGCGAAGGACGTGGAGATCCACGCCGATGACTGCGAGGGCCTGGACGAGCACGCGGCGCTGGAGTGCCGGGAACACGCCATCGAAGAAGCGACGCACGGCGTGGTGGGCGAGGGCGAGAGCATCGGCATCCTCGCGCCCTACCTGCGGGGCATCAACACGGACCTGATGACGCCGGCGTCCTTCGCCATCGTCGCGGTGTTCTTCATCCAGTACTGGGGCGTGACGAGCCTCGGCTTCTTCAAATACGCGGGCAAGTTCATCAACTTCAGCAGCCCGATCAACTTCTTCGTCGGCCTCCTCGAGGCGGTCGCTGAAGTGGCGAAGCTGATCAGCTTCTCCTTCCGTCTCTTCGGCAACCTGCTGGCGGGGGAGATCTTGCTTCTGGTGATGACTTTCCTGATCCCGCTGGTTTCGGTGATCCTCGTCGTGTTCTACGGCCTGGAGCTATTCGTCGGGGCGATCCAGGCGTTCGTGTTCGGCGCCCTGACGCTCGTGTTCGCCTCGCTCGCGGTCTCGCACCACGGGCCGGAGGAGCACGAGCATGCAGAGGAGGCCGCGGAGCCGGCGCATCACTAG
- a CDS encoding aminoglycoside phosphotransferase family protein yields the protein MARNAPTTDADPRQILAEAGWPDPQDIVQIEGGWDTVIWRFQTPDGKRHGLRLYRPRDGTHESARRELLAISAMRSAGLAAPEVEATGQHGDLPYFVMTWLPGIPIVTILEKKLWRLFSLAHEFGRLQARYHRLAPRELAWEDSAWCDLEAYPELSAAVRADCRDDALCHFDYHPLNVLADSSGITGVLDFSFSGLADRRADLGRTQAILTAAPIPPSPVRPLLQLVRKQFAVHWRRGYLAEAGDFPLEPLYEAWGGATFVRDIEDAVADGRGWGTPADIQRIKAYVADRMRAAGLA from the coding sequence ATGGCTCGAAATGCGCCGACGACCGACGCCGACCCTCGCCAGATCCTGGCCGAAGCCGGCTGGCCGGACCCACAGGACATCGTCCAAATAGAGGGCGGCTGGGACACCGTGATCTGGCGGTTCCAGACACCGGACGGCAAGCGCCACGGACTGCGCCTCTACCGCCCCCGGGACGGCACCCATGAGAGCGCCCGGCGAGAGCTGCTTGCGATCAGTGCCATGCGCTCTGCGGGACTGGCGGCGCCTGAGGTGGAGGCCACAGGGCAGCACGGAGACCTGCCGTACTTCGTGATGACCTGGCTGCCGGGCATTCCCATCGTCACGATCCTGGAGAAGAAGCTCTGGCGGCTCTTCTCGCTGGCACACGAGTTCGGCCGCCTTCAGGCCCGTTATCATCGCCTGGCGCCCCGGGAACTGGCCTGGGAGGACTCCGCGTGGTGCGACCTGGAGGCATACCCGGAGCTCTCGGCCGCGGTCCGCGCAGACTGCCGGGACGACGCCCTCTGCCACTTCGATTACCACCCCCTCAACGTCCTCGCGGACTCGAGCGGGATCACGGGCGTCCTCGACTTCTCTTTTTCCGGCCTCGCGGACCGCCGGGCCGACCTCGGGCGCACGCAGGCAATCCTCACCGCCGCCCCCATCCCGCCCAGCCCTGTGAGGCCGCTCTTGCAGCTTGTCCGCAAGCAGTTCGCGGTCCACTGGCGCCGCGGCTATCTCGCCGAGGCGGGCGACTTCCCGCTAGAGCCCCTGTACGAGGCCTGGGGCGGCGCGACCTTCGTGCGGGACATCGAGGACGCCGTCGCGGACGGCCGCGGCTGGGGCACTCCGGCCGACATCCAGCGGATCAAGGCCTACGTTGCCGACCGTATGCGGGCTGCGGGCCTGGCATAG
- the atpA gene encoding F0F1 ATP synthase subunit alpha codes for MAIRPEEITAILKQQIQQFGAETREVNVGTVVEAGDGIARIHGLSDCMYSELVEFENGTMGLALNLEEETVGAMILGDYTGIEEGQMVKTTGRIVEVPVGDALLGRVVNAIGVPIDGKGPVNTTKFRPVERIAPDVAHRQSVKTPVQTGIKAIDAMFQIGRGQRELIIGDRNTGKTTLAVDTILNQKGGDLICIYVAIGQKAAKVAQLVGLLEKNGAMDHTIVVSASASDPAPMQYLAPYAGCAMGEEFMESGRDALIIYDDLSKHAWAYRQVSLLLRRPPGREAYPGDVFYLHSRLLERSARLDEASGGGSLTALPIIETQANDISAYIPTNVISITDGQIFLEADLFNAGIRPAINVGLSVSRVGFSAARRAMRQVGGSLKLELAQFRELQAFAQFGTSDLDPATVRQIERGRRLTELMKQPQYQPVPFHREIISIFAAINGFLDDVPVEKVRSFETNLYAFMDSNHPEIGNEINEKKELSGDLEERMRAAIREFKQAVPL; via the coding sequence ATGGCAATAAGACCTGAGGAAATCACGGCGATCCTCAAGCAGCAAATCCAGCAGTTCGGCGCCGAGACGCGAGAGGTGAACGTCGGCACGGTAGTGGAAGCGGGCGACGGCATCGCCCGGATCCACGGCCTCTCGGACTGCATGTACTCCGAGCTCGTCGAGTTCGAGAACGGCACGATGGGGCTGGCGCTGAACCTCGAGGAAGAGACGGTCGGCGCCATGATCCTCGGCGATTACACGGGCATCGAGGAAGGCCAGATGGTGAAGACCACCGGCCGCATCGTCGAGGTGCCGGTGGGCGACGCGCTCCTCGGGCGTGTCGTGAACGCCATCGGCGTGCCGATCGACGGCAAGGGCCCGGTGAACACCACGAAGTTCCGGCCCGTCGAGCGCATCGCTCCGGACGTGGCGCACAGGCAGTCGGTGAAGACGCCGGTGCAGACGGGCATCAAGGCGATCGACGCCATGTTCCAGATCGGCCGCGGCCAGCGCGAACTGATCATCGGAGACCGCAACACGGGCAAGACGACGCTGGCAGTCGACACCATCCTCAACCAGAAGGGTGGGGACCTGATCTGCATCTACGTCGCCATTGGCCAGAAGGCCGCGAAGGTCGCGCAGCTCGTCGGTTTGCTGGAGAAAAACGGGGCGATGGACCACACGATCGTGGTCTCGGCGTCTGCTTCCGACCCGGCGCCGATGCAGTACCTGGCGCCGTACGCGGGCTGCGCCATGGGCGAGGAGTTCATGGAATCGGGCCGCGACGCGCTGATCATCTATGACGACCTGTCCAAGCACGCCTGGGCGTATCGGCAGGTCTCGCTGCTGCTCCGCCGGCCTCCTGGCCGCGAGGCCTACCCCGGCGACGTGTTCTACTTGCACAGCCGCCTCCTGGAGCGTTCCGCGCGCCTGGACGAGGCGAGCGGCGGCGGCTCGCTGACGGCGCTACCGATCATCGAGACGCAGGCGAACGACATCTCCGCTTACATCCCGACCAACGTCATCTCCATCACGGACGGCCAAATCTTCCTGGAGGCCGACCTGTTCAACGCCGGCATCCGGCCGGCGATCAACGTCGGCCTCTCGGTGTCGCGCGTGGGCTTCTCCGCCGCCCGCCGGGCGATGAGACAGGTCGGCGGTAGCTTGAAGCTGGAGCTGGCGCAGTTCCGCGAGCTACAGGCATTCGCTCAGTTCGGCACGAGCGACCTCGACCCGGCGACCGTGCGCCAGATCGAACGCGGGCGGCGGCTGACCGAGCTGATGAAGCAGCCGCAGTACCAGCCGGTGCCTTTCCACCGCGAGATCATCTCGATCTTCGCGGCCATAAACGGTTTCCTGGACGACGTGCCCGTGGAGAAGGTGCGGTCGTTCGAAACGAACCTCTACGCCTTCATGGACAGCAACCACCCGGAGATCGGTAACGAGATCAACGAAAAGAAGGAGCTTTCGGGGGACCTCGAGGAACGGATGCGGGCGGCGATCCGCGAGTTCAAGCAAGCGGTGCCGCTCTAG
- the atpG gene encoding ATP synthase F1 subunit gamma, which produces MATLRQIVRRIRSIQSTAKTTRAMSLVAGSKMRRAQQMALSHRPYADQLRWLLADVVESLQDAGLEELAATHPLLARREVKTPGLVFITPDRGLCGGLNTNLLRTAGAYVASHPGLKMVAVGRKGIDFFSKTRTEIIGNFSRLGDYPSYDDVRPISRLVMDAYTSGEVDSVAIIYPRFINTMAQAPDIMELLPVTPPEDAAVKAVEYIYEPGAGQVLSNLLPRFVEIQVYRAVLELAASEQSARMVAMRAATDAANEMISELTLLRNKVRQEQITKELLDITGGVEAMAAR; this is translated from the coding sequence ATGGCAACACTACGACAGATCGTCAGGCGCATCCGCTCGATCCAGTCGACGGCGAAGACGACCCGGGCCATGTCGCTCGTGGCCGGGTCCAAGATGCGGCGGGCGCAACAGATGGCGCTGTCGCACCGGCCATACGCTGACCAGCTGCGCTGGCTGCTCGCGGACGTGGTGGAGAGCCTTCAGGACGCCGGGCTGGAGGAGCTTGCGGCGACGCATCCGCTCCTGGCGCGGCGGGAGGTCAAAACGCCGGGCCTTGTGTTCATCACGCCGGACCGGGGGCTGTGCGGCGGCCTCAATACCAACCTTTTGCGAACGGCCGGCGCGTACGTAGCCTCGCACCCGGGGCTGAAGATGGTCGCGGTGGGCCGCAAGGGCATCGACTTCTTCTCGAAGACGCGGACGGAGATAATCGGCAACTTCAGCAGACTCGGAGACTACCCCTCCTACGACGATGTCCGGCCGATCTCCCGCCTGGTGATGGACGCTTACACCAGCGGCGAAGTCGACAGCGTGGCGATCATTTACCCGCGCTTCATCAACACGATGGCGCAGGCGCCGGACATCATGGAGCTGCTGCCGGTGACGCCGCCGGAGGACGCGGCGGTCAAGGCGGTCGAGTACATCTACGAGCCGGGCGCGGGCCAGGTGCTGTCGAACCTGCTGCCCCGTTTCGTCGAGATACAGGTGTACCGGGCGGTGCTCGAGCTCGCGGCCAGCGAGCAGTCCGCCCGCATGGTAGCGATGCGCGCGGCGACGGACGCGGCAAACGAGATGATCAGCGAGCTTACGCTGCTGCGGAACAAGGTCCGCCAGGAGCAGATCACGAAGGAATTGCTCGACATCACCGGCGGAGTGGAGGCGATGGCAGCGCGGTGA
- the atpH gene encoding ATP synthase F1 subunit delta, producing the protein MANELAAKRYAQAAFEVAREEGNLAAWSEALARIAHFLSDGDAARVLANTRVPQDVKHQLIEAGLGDLPRTALNLAHLLVNKGRTALARDIAAEFGRLVEEHQGVSRARAVTAVELTDADREALSQRLSESTGRRILLETEVDPSILGGVIVQIGDRLLDGSTKSKLEALRSTLVGAVR; encoded by the coding sequence GTGGCAAACGAGCTAGCAGCAAAGCGCTACGCCCAGGCGGCGTTCGAGGTCGCCCGCGAGGAGGGCAATCTCGCGGCGTGGTCAGAGGCGCTGGCCCGCATCGCGCACTTCCTGAGCGACGGTGACGCGGCGCGCGTGCTCGCGAACACGCGTGTGCCGCAGGATGTCAAGCACCAGCTCATCGAGGCCGGCCTCGGCGACCTGCCGCGTACGGCGCTCAACCTGGCGCACCTTCTCGTGAACAAGGGGCGGACTGCCCTGGCGAGGGACATCGCGGCCGAGTTCGGGCGGCTGGTCGAGGAGCACCAGGGCGTATCGAGAGCCAGGGCGGTGACCGCCGTGGAACTGACGGACGCCGACCGCGAGGCGCTTAGTCAGCGCCTCAGCGAGTCCACGGGACGCCGGATCCTCCTGGAGACAGAGGTCGACCCGAGTATCCTGGGCGGCGTAATCGTCCAGATCGGCGACCGCCTACTGGACGGCAGCACGAAGAGCAAGCTGGAAGCGCTGAGGAGCACGCTGGTCGGGGCTGTCAGGTGA
- a CDS encoding DinB family protein, whose amino-acid sequence MTFDAFEDEEDFLSGPSLGTLDGLINEIEAHWAELASAARGLTDEEMTRRDGAGGWSLKDVFAHIAAWEEEAARRINEIANGNGSHLTWPNRDEEDAFNAAAVEKSLSMSLDQVMKRLEECHQDLMDMLATFGEELIVADIEVKAAEWIPGWTYMHYQHHAPDIWQVKNSRTEG is encoded by the coding sequence GTGACCTTCGACGCCTTCGAGGACGAAGAGGACTTCCTCTCCGGACCTTCGCTCGGGACGCTGGACGGACTCATCAATGAGATCGAGGCTCACTGGGCAGAGCTTGCCTCTGCGGCCCGGGGCCTGACGGATGAGGAGATGACGCGCCGGGACGGCGCCGGGGGCTGGTCGCTCAAGGATGTCTTCGCGCACATAGCGGCCTGGGAAGAAGAGGCGGCGCGGCGCATCAACGAGATCGCGAACGGCAACGGCAGCCACCTCACCTGGCCGAACCGGGACGAAGAGGACGCCTTCAACGCCGCAGCGGTCGAGAAAAGCCTCTCGATGTCGCTGGACCAGGTGATGAAGCGACTGGAGGAGTGCCACCAGGACCTCATGGACATGCTGGCTACGTTCGGCGAAGAGCTGATCGTCGCGGACATCGAGGTCAAGGCGGCGGAGTGGATACCGGGGTGGACCTACATGCACTACCAGCACCACGCCCCGGACATTTGGCAGGTCAAGAACTCGCGGACTGAGGGGTAG
- the xerD gene encoding site-specific tyrosine recombinase XerD: MDASINDFLEFLSVEKSASGNTIAAYRNDLTQLESFISSKNGSRIKWSAVPQQVIVDYVLYLKTRGYREATVARKVAAVKSFFAYLQAEGKLGSNPAESLASPKVGRSLPKPLTVQEIDELLEQPSRRNTPEAKRDRAMLELMYATGLRVTELVSLDVGDAYLDVPKPYIRLVGKGNRERQIPLLEQPCQEVSEYIKFARPRLVGERNETALFVNRRGERLTRQGFWLILKAYAREAGIEGRVTPHTLRHSFATHMLRGGMDIHKVQELLGHANISTTQVYTQVSREHIREAYEKAHPRAR, translated from the coding sequence GTGGACGCGTCCATCAATGACTTTCTCGAGTTCCTCTCCGTTGAAAAGAGCGCCTCGGGCAATACCATCGCGGCATACCGCAATGACCTGACTCAACTGGAGTCATTCATTTCGAGCAAGAACGGTAGCCGCATCAAGTGGAGTGCGGTCCCGCAGCAGGTAATCGTCGACTACGTCCTCTATCTGAAGACAAGGGGCTATCGGGAGGCGACGGTCGCGCGGAAGGTCGCGGCCGTGAAGTCTTTCTTCGCCTATCTCCAGGCGGAGGGCAAGCTTGGGAGCAACCCGGCGGAGTCGCTGGCTTCACCGAAGGTGGGGCGCAGCCTGCCGAAGCCGCTCACCGTGCAGGAGATCGATGAGCTCCTGGAGCAGCCCTCCCGCCGCAATACGCCTGAGGCAAAACGGGACCGGGCGATGCTGGAGCTGATGTACGCCACCGGGCTCCGGGTGACCGAGCTCGTGTCCCTGGACGTCGGCGATGCTTACCTCGACGTGCCCAAGCCTTACATCCGGCTGGTGGGCAAGGGTAACCGCGAGCGCCAGATACCGCTCCTGGAGCAGCCCTGCCAGGAAGTGAGCGAGTACATCAAGTTCGCGCGCCCGCGGCTGGTCGGAGAGCGCAACGAGACGGCGCTGTTCGTGAACCGGCGCGGCGAACGCCTGACGCGACAGGGGTTCTGGCTGATCCTGAAGGCCTACGCCCGCGAGGCGGGCATCGAAGGCCGGGTTACGCCGCACACGCTGCGGCACAGCTTTGCGACGCACATGTTGCGGGGCGGCATGGACATCCACAAGGTGCAGGAACTGCTGGGCCACGCCAACATCTCTACGACGCAGGTGTACACGCAGGTGAGCCGCGAGCACATCCGTGAGGCGTACGAGAAGGCGCACCCGCGAGCGCGTTGA
- the atpE gene encoding ATP synthase F0 subunit C produces the protein MEIPLLAIGDEGLRFIAAAIAIGLGGLAPALAIGNLVGRAMEALGRNPEAQPVIQTNMILGIAFAEAIAIYALVVAIMVGFVF, from the coding sequence ATGGAGATACCCCTGCTGGCAATCGGCGACGAGGGCCTGCGATTCATAGCCGCGGCCATCGCGATCGGTCTGGGAGGTCTGGCGCCCGCGCTGGCGATCGGTAACCTCGTCGGCCGCGCGATGGAGGCGCTGGGGCGCAACCCGGAGGCGCAGCCCGTGATCCAGACGAACATGATCCTCGGGATCGCGTTCGCCGAGGCTATCGCCATCTACGCGCTGGTCGTGGCGATCATGGTGGGCTTCGTATTCTAA
- the atpF gene encoding F0F1 ATP synthase subunit B, whose product MVVLGITDLGINLPVLVAQTVNFVALLILLRVFVYKPILNMLDERKRKIAEGLSAAEQSRQREIEAARIAQEQIDASRREGQAIVQQAQQVAQRLQEEARQSAQQQAEALLLRARNEIQLERDNAIAELRREFADLAISAAEKVVGQALDRNAHQRLIQEALAQSSFRDSGSAN is encoded by the coding sequence GTGGTCGTTCTCGGCATAACAGACCTTGGCATCAATCTGCCGGTCTTGGTGGCGCAGACGGTCAACTTCGTTGCCCTGCTGATCCTGCTGCGTGTGTTCGTATACAAGCCCATCCTGAACATGCTTGACGAGCGCAAGCGGAAGATCGCCGAAGGCCTCTCGGCGGCGGAGCAGAGCCGTCAGCGGGAGATCGAGGCGGCCCGCATCGCCCAGGAGCAGATCGATGCCTCCCGGCGCGAGGGTCAGGCGATCGTCCAACAGGCGCAGCAGGTTGCGCAGCGCCTGCAGGAGGAAGCGAGGCAGTCGGCGCAGCAGCAGGCCGAGGCGCTGCTCCTGCGCGCCCGCAACGAGATCCAGCTCGAGCGCGACAACGCCATCGCGGAACTGCGGCGAGAGTTCGCGGACCTGGCGATCTCGGCGGCCGAGAAGGTGGTGGGGCAGGCGCTGGACCGCAACGCGCACCAGCGTCTGATCCAGGAGGCGCTGGCGCAGTCGAGCTTCCGCGATTCAGGCAGTGCTAATTAA